In Vigna unguiculata cultivar IT97K-499-35 chromosome 3, ASM411807v1, whole genome shotgun sequence, a single genomic region encodes these proteins:
- the LOC114177227 gene encoding UPF0548 protein At2g17695 translates to MFFLSWGRPSAQDQKACINKSGTLNYDDKYKGATAKSLSSLKADEGLSKDGFLLNEARVLVGSGIETFEKGKSALKSWRHFGLNWAFVDPKTPVQPGVKFCVCVKELFPWLMMPLQVVYVNETAKAKNRRASFGFGSGTLHGHLLAGEERFSVEIDENNQVWYEVLSFSKPAHILSFLGYPYVMLRQKHFANESSKAMLKHISSSKS, encoded by the exons ATGTTTTTCTTGAGTTGGGGTCGCCCCTCTGCCCAAGACCAAAAAGCTTGCATCAAcaa GTCTGGTACTCTCAACTACGATGACAAGTATAAAGGAGCTACTGCTAAATCATTGTCTTCCCTTAAAGCAGACGAGGGGCTCTCCAAAGATGGATTTTTACTGAATGAGGCACGAGTTCTGGTTGGTTCTGGTATTGAGACTTTTGAAAAAGGCAAGAGTGCCCTCAAAAGTTGGAG GCATTTTGGATTGAATTGGGCATTTGTTGATCCGAAAACACCAGTTCAACCAGGAGTGAAATTCTGTGTTTGTGTCAAGGAGTTGTTTCCGTGGCTCATGATGCCACTTCAAGTTGTGTACGTAAATGAAACTGCAAAAGCCAAAAACCGCCGGGCCTCCTTTGGTTTCGGAAGTGGCACTCTTCATGGTCACTTGCTG GCAGGGGAAGAGCGCTTTTCAGTGGAGATAGATGAGAACAATCAGGTTTGGTACGAAGTGCTTTCTTTCTCTAAGCCTGCCCACATTTTATCATTTCTTGGATACCCTTATGTGATGCTTAGACAGAAACACTTTGCCAATGAATCTTCCAAGGCTATGCTGAAACATATTAGTTCTTCAAAATCCTAA